Proteins encoded together in one Nostoc sp. PCC 7524 window:
- a CDS encoding ATP-binding protein: protein MTSINDIIKHDINPFDLVNLKTGNFWSESQSSESVVESIHQEAISEIEGLLDLVEKDHRSRTVLLTGDSGSGKSYLLARLKLKFNSRAFFAYISPWADNDYIWRHILRYTVDSLIQVPNGQQESQLILWLKSLSAFTKQSLKNRIFNHNLWELLLSDRQNFIKELKKIYKQVGIYNPDIFFGILHDLTDPELYHLACEWLRGDDLSEDSMAVLKVKHCIDSEDAAKNILANFGKISTDNQPIVLCFDQVESQATWDSNPQPIFNINTTIHNDNLKNFLIIISIVQSEWRLKSGRILQSDKARVDKQVILKPINLNQAESLWVYRLKSLHQRANPKPDSPLFPLSKELLEKNFPGGKTLPRNTLILGRYEYQKYKRSLLENEEIIAPPPPPPVNIPSSKSEVIDPKKVNIHLVKKPGGKVIIPPPPPPPDNIEQVQAEFQLLWQKEYKKNQEKYSKISLLSSPDLIVMLQQALLALQVQEIKLKLLSGKYASYSLSYQQSSKQERVGIVWTEDANMTTFFHVMNACQRVIQQNLCQPLYLIRIGGVGTPKLAGNQIYQQIFTHTNHHHIRPNLTSVHHLATYQSLVNSALSQELVLTSKRRAITLQELQSLIRQAKILHKCTLLQDLGIVGKQEPVKDNGNGKTRDLRLVKDFLLNLVTTQSFMGVPTLITNAVDQFPTIKETDVQYLIQLLCEERRVKIINPGVKLQDQLICLVA, encoded by the coding sequence ATGACATCAATTAACGACATTATTAAACACGATATTAATCCTTTTGACCTTGTAAACTTAAAAACTGGTAATTTTTGGAGTGAAAGTCAAAGCTCTGAGTCTGTAGTTGAGTCAATCCACCAAGAAGCCATAAGTGAGATTGAAGGATTATTAGACTTAGTAGAAAAAGATCATCGTAGCCGTACTGTTTTACTTACAGGTGATTCCGGATCTGGTAAAAGTTATTTACTTGCTAGACTCAAACTTAAGTTTAATTCTAGAGCTTTTTTTGCCTATATAAGTCCTTGGGCTGACAACGATTATATTTGGCGGCATATTCTACGTTACACAGTTGATAGCTTAATTCAAGTACCAAATGGACAACAAGAGTCTCAATTAATATTGTGGCTGAAAAGTTTATCAGCCTTTACTAAGCAGAGCCTAAAGAATCGCATTTTTAATCATAATTTATGGGAATTATTACTCAGCGATCGCCAAAATTTTATTAAAGAACTCAAGAAAATATATAAACAAGTAGGTATCTATAATCCTGACATATTTTTTGGCATACTACATGACCTTACTGATCCAGAATTATATCATTTAGCCTGCGAATGGTTACGAGGCGATGACTTAAGTGAAGATTCAATGGCTGTATTAAAAGTTAAACACTGTATTGATAGTGAAGATGCAGCAAAGAATATTTTAGCAAACTTTGGTAAAATATCTACTGATAATCAACCAATAGTTTTATGCTTTGATCAAGTTGAAAGCCAAGCAACTTGGGATTCAAATCCCCAACCTATCTTTAATATTAATACTACAATTCATAATGATAATCTCAAAAATTTCCTTATAATTATCAGCATAGTTCAGTCAGAGTGGAGACTAAAGAGTGGCCGAATTTTACAGTCAGATAAAGCTAGAGTTGACAAGCAAGTAATACTAAAGCCTATCAATTTAAATCAGGCAGAATCACTTTGGGTTTATCGTCTAAAATCTCTACATCAAAGAGCTAATCCCAAGCCTGATTCACCCCTCTTTCCTTTAAGTAAGGAATTATTGGAGAAAAATTTTCCAGGTGGTAAAACCTTGCCAAGAAATACTTTAATTTTAGGTCGGTATGAGTATCAAAAATATAAACGTTCTTTGTTAGAAAATGAAGAAATAATTGCACCACCACCTCCTCCTCCTGTTAATATTCCATCCTCAAAATCAGAAGTAATAGATCCAAAAAAAGTTAATATACATCTGGTTAAAAAGCCTGGTGGTAAAGTAATTATCCCTCCACCTCCTCCACCTCCAGATAATATTGAGCAAGTCCAAGCAGAGTTTCAACTGTTGTGGCAGAAAGAATATAAGAAAAATCAGGAGAAATATAGCAAGATTTCACTCTTATCATCACCTGATTTAATTGTGATGTTGCAACAAGCATTACTTGCCTTACAAGTTCAGGAAATTAAGCTGAAACTATTAAGTGGAAAGTATGCTAGTTATTCTTTGAGTTATCAACAGTCGAGTAAGCAAGAAAGAGTAGGTATAGTATGGACTGAAGATGCAAATATGACAACCTTTTTTCATGTCATGAATGCCTGTCAGAGAGTTATTCAACAAAATTTATGTCAACCCCTATATTTGATTAGAATTGGCGGGGTAGGAACACCAAAGCTAGCTGGTAATCAAATATATCAACAGATTTTTACTCATACCAATCACCATCACATAAGACCCAATCTTACTTCTGTTCACCACTTAGCAACATACCAAAGTTTGGTAAACTCTGCACTATCGCAAGAATTGGTATTGACGAGTAAACGTAGAGCAATTACCTTACAAGAATTACAATCTTTAATTAGACAAGCGAAAATTTTACACAAGTGTACTTTATTACAGGATTTAGGAATTGTTGGCAAACAAGAACCAGTTAAAGATAATGGAAATGGCAAAACAAGAGATTTGCGCCTAGTTAAAGATTTTTTGTTGAACCTAGTGACAACCCAAAGCTTTATGGGAGTACCTACACTAATTACAAATGCGGTTGATCAATTTCCTACTATTAAAGAAACTGATGTACAATACCTAATTCAGCTTTTATGCGAGGAACGTAGAGTTAAAATTATTAACCCAGGAGTCAAACTACAAGACCAATTAATTTGTTTAGTTGCGTAA